The region TTAATCAAATTGAAGTAATTCTGTTGCACCCTATCTATTATCGTTGACTGACAGAATTAATTTGTGAAATGTAACCTGAAATTTGTAACTTTATCAAAGCAAATTTATGAAGGTGAAGCAAACCAATTACTTCAAGTGGTTGGTTGTGGTTGGGTGTAAAATTATTGAGTGTCATCCATGTATGTCATTACTGTACTGactgcaaataaaaatgtttagtttgaccTGAAAGTTAAGGGTTTGAACCCGCCATTGCtgaaaaatgcatggatggcgtgctaaccagtcagccaccattgCTACTAACCGAATGCATATAAAATGGGATCCtcattttttgtgttgtgaCGGTGACCGATCACCTTAGGTTGACATGAGGTCCTGTTTTGAGTGTGTCGTCTGTCGTGTAATCGGAGCACAGCATAGTGACAGCTGTGATAGAAAGAGGCAAGGGGTCAGAAATAAACTCTGCCTTTCTCTCCTTTGGTGTGTTGTGAAacttgtatttttgtgtgtaagcacttttttttctgaaaagatGCTGGATTGTTTCATGATTGAAATGAAGGGCCGGGCAGTGCTGATGGGTTTAGTTTCATTACACTGTTAACTGACAAGGCATTAAGCTGTACCGTTTTGGCTGCTTGTTTACACAGCATCAACATTTTGGAGCctgtaaatgtcaaaatttgatttttttttttttttttaatggaaacgcTTAATTTCACGCGCCCTCATGTGCACAAGACCGTCATAGCTAAAagtgtacaaaaacaaagaactaCTGCATGCAGCAGGGTCACTCAATGACTCGAAAAAGtgttgaaaagacaaaaaaacattaattcaaGACGATATCAACTCCTGCCATGATATATTTTAACCCAGAACCTCTCGATTacaaggcagatgtgctaaccacaagCTTTTTGCTGCTCAGCTTTGACTATGTGCCTACTTTGTTCTTGGGCCATGTCTGTCAGGGAAGATCAAATGGATTATGCTTGATTGAAATAAACTCGTAAAAATGCATGGAGGTGCATGAAATTTAGATGGAGAAATGAAGTTGTAGCGCCGAGTGCTGCTTTGGAGTCATTGACGTATTTCTCCCTTTGTTTGACAGGCTTAATTTATTTGACATACAATTAAACGTTTGTGTTCCACAGATTCCATCTGGCAAGAACTGGCTGTGCAAATTTTcaaagtgaccaaaaaaaaaaaagtaatcatacattgttaaaaatgtttgttgtgaCCTTAATGTGAGCCAGCAGAGCATGCatcaaaaacaatccaaaactcAGTTGGAGACAATTGCTTTTAGAGATATTTTTGTCTAtttgtctgttgttgtttttcatttctacGTCTTGCTGCTTGCGTGCTTGCGTCCAAGTGCCACAACTTCCATTCTTCTCTAGCTGTGTCATTATCGTCTTCAGTTGTTTTGTGAATGCTAAGAAATAAGAATTTATTCCACAGTTTAATCGTGGAGGAATATATATGAATTGTGATAGCAGaatgcaaaatgttttgttttttttgggacctGTGCACTTTTCTGCTTTGACATTGTAGTTTAACATCGATTACAGCTACATTCTTAGTGGCTGGAGGATTATGGGAGGACAGCCAACTCATTTAGTCATTGAGAAACAACATTTTCTTTGATATCAACTCATCGTCACCCTTGTCTGTTTTCCTCTTTGCAGTTCGGGGTAATGAAGAGTCGCAACTGATTGGAAAGATGCTCAAAGGTTATAACAAGAACATTCGTCCTGTGGTTCATCCTGAGGACAAAGTGGAGGTTCAAATCAAGCTGACCCTCACCAACCTAATCTCCCTGGTGAGAGCGCTCCgctccctgttgcaacaaaGCCCCGCTGCACATTAAAAATAGGATGGATGGCGTCTCGCGGAAAATCCACACTGTGTGATAAAATCAGACTTGGTAACACATGTAAAGTCTTTGTCAGACTGAGGGATTAGCCATGCATACAGTGAATTatcctgaaaatattttttgactttgttctACAGAATGAAAAGGAAGAGACTCTTACAACCAATGTCTGGATTGAAATCGTGAGTTGAATATTTTCAGAGCTTTGTTTAACATTCCCGGGCCATGCTATTCACCACTCCGCCGGAACTCGTAGTAAATGTCACATGATCTCTAATGTCCTCCACAGCAATGGGTTGATTATCGTTTTGCGTGGAATGCGTCCGAATACCCTAGCATTGATATCATCCGCATCCCCAGCAAAACTGTGTGGCTCCCTGATATTGTCCTTGAAAACAAGTAAGAGTAAACCGCCCATTGTCCCCCGCCTGCAACTTCATCACGACAAAATTTTCGGCGTTTTATGTCCTGCTTCTGTTACTCACCCTCCGTCTCTGCAGCATCGACGGCAAGTTTGATGTGGCTTACTACGCCAACGTATTGATTTCAAGTGACGGATCGATATATTGGCTTCCTCCCGCTATCTATCGCAGCACGTGTGCCATAGAGATCACCTACTTCCCTTTCGATTATCAAAATTGTACACTAGCGTTCAGGTAAGACACGCTTCAtaagaacaaacacattcagtGCTTGTAGAGCGGATTATCCATGTCTGAATTTATTTTATCTCGTCAGATCACAGACATACAGTGCCAATGAAGTGGACCTAATTTTAGCTGTCGGAGAAACAGGCGAAAGAATTGAATGGGTGGACATCGACCCTGAGGCTTTCACTGGTGAAGACCTTGCATTCTGGAGGATTCACAGACACTGTTTTCAattgattcaaaacaaacaaacgtgcgCCTTGTTCGATGTTTGCttactattttgtttttttacttagaGAATGGCGAGTGGGCCATTGTCCATCGTCCAGCCAGGAAGATGATAGACCAACGATACTCCCCTGATGATTTGGAATATCAGGAGATCAGTTTCAATCTGGTCATCCAGAGAAAGCCCCTTTTTTACGTGATCAACATCATCCTGCCTTGCTCGCTCATCTCGTCACTGGTCGTTTTAGCATACTTCCTACCTGCACAAGGTAAGCTAGGCCATcacttatttctattttttgtaCAATCAGACAGTCAGAAAGCACATGTACTGTAAACTGGGAGCATAAAAAGAATAGCTTTGTAGGTGAAAAGCTGACTGATTTGGCTTCTGGATGGCAAGTGAGAGAGAGCCAAGGttgtatatataattatatataataaatgcAGTGATGTTAAGGTTTTACAAGTTGTGATCAAAGAAAGTGTGTAATGCAGGGTCTTCCATATAGACAATGAGCGGGGGCATTCATGTACAAAAGGTCACCAGTTGTGAAATCTGGTTCTGCataaaacaagaacatttgCTCCGTCCACACTATAACCTAAATTATTACAATATGGAGAGAATATAGTGAGCCTAAGAtggacccctgaggtactccagAACAAATATTGACACTTTCGGCcattgaactaaatacattgaGGTCTTCTCAGACAGGTTGTTCACAAACCAACCAACAGTACGTtcaggcaaaacaaaacatgagaaaGTCTGTATCAGAAGCCTTaaagaaatcaataaatagTGCAGTACAGCAGTGTAATTTATCCCAAAAGTCTGAGATATTGTTTAACACTTTCATGGAGCTACCGTGAAGCCAGAATGatatgaatataaaatattCTTTTGGGCAAGGATGTCCTTGAACTGAAAAGGATGATGGTTTAGGCTCCCAAATCTTGTGCCACCTTTCGGGGATTTTACTTCTAAaatgtttctgttttgtttcatgCGTCATGATTTTCATTTCTCCTGCACAGCTGGAGGACAAAAGCTCACGGTCTCCATCTCGGTCTTGCTCGCCCAGactgtttttctctttcttatTGCTCAAAAGGTCCCAGAGACATCACTTTCTGTCCCCCTCATTGGCAAGTGAGTCTGTTTGAGGTTGTCAGTCACCAGACTTCCAAGTGCTATTTTAACTGTGATCCTACCCAACGTTTCTTCTGCTTATGTGTTAATGCACATTTTCGGTGTCCTTCTATGATGTCCTCCTTAGGTACATCATCTTTGTTATGTGCGTCACCACACTCATCGCTACCAACCAAATTGTGGTGTTGAACTTCTCCCTGCGTAGCCCCAACACTCACACCATGTCTCATCAAATCAAGCATGTAAGGGCGTCCATCCACCTAAATGGAggttgaaatactttttttttttgacgaatCAGGTACAGGTACAATAACAAAGTATTTATACTTTGTCATGTCCCACCACTGCTTATGACACAAATCTATAGACGTCACCTGATTACTGTCAACTTTTACACTCCTTTGCCTGCTTTCAGATGTTTTTGGAGACGGTGCCCCGCTTCCTTGGTATGGCGTCTCTGCTGGATGACAACGAGGTGACATCAGAGGTAGATGGCATGAGAGATCGAAGACGAGACTCCTTCGGCCTCATGCAGAGAGCAGAGGAGTATGTGCTCAAACAGCCTCGCAGTGAGATGATGTTTGACAAGCAAAAAGAGAAGCATGGGCTGATGCAAACGAACGGTGAGAAATCCATAGATTCCAACCAATCATCTGAGCATCTGTTACGCATGGAAGTTGATCGTGAAATATTTGTCTAAAATCTTGATGTCTGCTTCCCTCGAGTAGATGGCATTGACGCCAACACGACAGCCAACCTGTACAAGAGTTTAGCTCAAGCTGCACCCGAGATCAAGCAATGTGTGGATGCCTGCAATTTCATTGCAGAGAccacaagacaacaaaataACATCGGCTCTGTAAGTGTTATTTTTCACATGATCAGAGCATGAGTGTATGTCTTTCTGTCATGGTTTGTCTTTTACTTTAAATTAATCATATTTTCATTCCAAATCTAGGAAATTGAAAGCTGGGTACTGATCGGGAAGATGATTGACAAGGTGTGTTTCTGGGCCGCCATTCTTCTTTTCATCATCGGCACAGTGGGGATCTTCCTAACGGGACATTTCAACAGGGCGCCCGAATGGCCATTTCCTGGAGAGAACAAAAAATATGTCCCagagtaaaatacatttttaaaaagaacaattaGAATCTCCCGAGCCTGAGACTTCCCAACGGTTCAAAAAATACTTGGGAGAGGATGATCGTAGTGATATGCACATGGCTTCAATTTACTGTGCACAACATCAAAGATGTAACATCGCATCACAGCACAGCCCCTGAGATTCCAGGCAGACTTGCGACCTTGATCTTCATCTCGATGGGAGTTGTTTAGACAGGCCAGGTctcattaaaacattttaaatcattATCATCATACAAATCATGCAGGTTTTACACGTATACTGTGTTTGCGGTATGAATTAAAGCAATACGTTCTTAATGTTGTATGAGGTGGTACATGGTAAAGTttagtggggggaggggtgcatagttctgtttttttctagATTGTATCATAATGTTGCCCTTTTTGTGTGGGCCTTTATTGACTCAACGCGTTACCACCATCTCTGAAAAAGACTGAGTTTTTCTTTGCCGTACTATGTCTTATTTGAAGAACGTGGGTGTGAATCTTGAGCCAGCcaattcatgcattcattcatttcccgaaccgcttaatcctcactagggtcgcggggggtgctggagcctatcccagccatcttcgggcagtaagcgggggacaccctgaaacggttgccagccaatcgcagggcacacagagacgaacaaccatgcgcactcacactcacacctagggacaatttagcattttcaatcagcctgccatgcatgtttttggaacatgggaggaaaccggagtacccggagaaagccctcgcaggcccggggagaacatgcaaactccacacagggagcccggagctggaattgaacccagtacctctgcactgtgaagtcgacgtgctaaccactggactaccgggtcaccCCCAGCCAATTCATTAAAGCCTTATTGTTCTTATGATAACTTATTTATCAGGATACCTTGTAGGAGGAAGATTTACGCTGGGGAGCTAATGCCTTGATGTCATTGTGCTGtgttttctaaataaataattgaatacATGCATTATGACTCGCTGAGGACCCTCGTAACGCCTGTTTCTCAACCGGAAATACATTTGATCTTTGCTTGCAACATGTCCGTGTTTTTAGGGTATTGGCCGCCTCCCTGTGGTCATAAAAATAACTACATTACATGCAGTTCGACGCACGTTTCCCTGGCCCATCCTACTCCTGCAGGAGGGATAGAGAGCGATTCTGGGGCCCCTGAGTGACAGGGGCCTGAGCAAATAGTTCTGTCAATTTGCTGAAGTGACGTTTGGAAGAGCTCCCGATCCCAGAAGCAACTCCTTCCTACATAACTAAATTCTCAAGGACAACACTaactcccaaaaaaaatcttaggATTGCTTTGttaccattaaaaaataaaaaattgacaatCAAATAATAGATTGAATCATACATTATGTGCCCATAAAATGCCCACCCTGCCGTAGTTTGAACGGATATTATTCAAGATTACAAGTCTGGGCTGACCACCTGAGAAATCTCGCGATACTTCCCGTGACTCACGTCGCCTCAAGCCGCACCTTCGTGTTACCGTCTGTCATAAATCACACATTCTTCAGTTTTCGCGTGACAGCTTGGTCCACAAAACTAGTCATGGCTGGCCTCGAGCAACTAACTGCCAAAACAGTTCTTCCTGTCGGTCGAtcatcatacacacacatgaaatTCTGGGGGCTGCGCCAAAATATCGTGAAATTGTGGCTTTGGTTTGTGCGAGCGTGACACAGCTGGTCGAAACCAAAATCATTGTGCAGTCCTCCTGACACACGTCCCGTCTTGTCTCCCGCTTGTGACAAGGGAGGAACTCCTATTTCTCCTTTGTGCTCCTCTCCTCTCCCCGCGGTGCTGTACTCAGGGACGCCAAATGGGAGGGGACTAAAGTGTACAAAACGTACGCGAGGACCGAGTGTAGACAAAGTCTTGAATGAAACGCTGCGCCGCGGTGATAAAATGGCTTTACGTGTGACTATACGGTTAAGTTAAGGTCGTCGTGGGTGTTTAGGAGCCGAGAATGCTGAGCTGCTGGTGTTCCTTTTGAGTTGAGAGTGAGTATTAAAAGGCGACGGCACCGCCGGGCCTCAGCTCGACGCTAACTGCATCGATATGTCGCATCCTTGCCAGTGAAATATGCACATTTGACTATTCAGTCGGTACCGGTGTAGAAAAAACGATTATTCTGTGACCCTCAGTCACTTActacccccctcctcccaagtTCATTGACTTTGTTCGGGGATGTGTCGCTGTCAAAACATGTAGGTGGGTGGAGACGACATTCAGATTTTTGGCATTTGCACGTTCACTGGCAACGATATCTAACCTTGACTCAACACATTAGGAGGGATTAAAAAACGAAAAGTGTAGCGAATTGTGGAGTTGCGGTATGATTCACGGGGAAACTTCTACCAAGTCATTATCTGCCGACCAATTCacgaggtacacctgcacagtgGAATGTTGCACTAAGGAAGGACTGAACgatttttaaaagtaattgAACTGCGTCAGCTCCCATATTTAATATGCGATCATTTTTAAGGTCCTCCTCCTATGTGTGTTGTTAACAAAACTACAGGCTTtacaatttgaaaatgttgcTGTATTACATTGTGATGTCGGTTTGGATTTGATTATTTCTTCAGCCCTAGTTATAAtgatatttaattcatttgtcctttttttaatgaatacttGGGCCATGTGAGAGTCAGCAAGTTTTGTGATGGTTTGACACATGTCAACAAGTTTATGGAAACATTCAGTGTATTCCTGGTTTAGGAAAGGATACATTTACACTTTTGCGCAACTGCTGACATGCCATATTCTTTTCACTTGTAACatatgaatctttttttctgcttaggAGATTAATTAATAATTGCTTCAATTATACCGAGCAGCAACCTCACCAATACAGGAAGTGATCACAATGAATCCATTGTCCCCTGACTATGACATCTTATTGACTGACCAATACTGAATTTGACCaaacattttgggttgttttgcaCAAAATAGCCTAAAAATGGGGTTCTTCTGTACAAAATGACCTAGAAAGTTgtgtcaaattgacccaagtaGCATTCTGGTCTCTTATTTAATGCGCACTCACAATGTCCTAGTCAGTAAAGTTTGAGTCCAATGAAACGGTGTCGGGAAAAATCTGTTTATTTCCTGCCTAAACTTTCACTACCCTCCCCCACCTTCTCTCTTTTCACTCACATATGCACAGTGGCCCTCCATTTCCTTTGCCTGTTTCCCAGGAAACGTGCAGACACCCACCCACATGCACGCACCCCATACAAAAGAATTCACACAGATTCGTACCGCTCTGTAGCTgcatcctgcccccccccccccccacctcctcactGATGGCCCAAGCAGCAAATAACTGCTTCCGGCGCCAGCGATGCTCTTGCTGACCCGTCTGAAACTCTAGGTGGCTACCAGTTAACCTGTCACACCAGCATTTTCAAGTTGAAAGTGACATGGACAACTGTTAATCTTTGGTTCGGCAAATCGGAGATCACATAGACTCCAAGAAAACTGCCAGAAGTCTTGATGAAATCAGATTACATCCTCTGAAAGCTTTTGCAGTTTCTCACAAAAGCCTCTTGTCAGACTGATCCTTTATGGAACTATTGTGCACTATTTTGCCTGAACCCCATGCACTGGCTGATGAATTCTTTTCATGCTTTTCTTTTGCAGCAGTGTAGCTGGTACTTGCATCTACAATGGCCACTGCAGAGGATGAGATTGAGCCTCCCTCTCAGGCCTCTGCAGCCCAAATCCTTGATAAAAGACGCTTC is a window of Hippocampus zosterae strain Florida chromosome 16, ASM2543408v3, whole genome shotgun sequence DNA encoding:
- the chrne gene encoding acetylcholine receptor subunit epsilon isoform X1 — encoded protein: MELTSERRFYSMMATCRLKQILGIGILLGTVVVQVRGNEESQLIGKMLKGYNKNIRPVVHPEDKVEVQIKLTLTNLISLNEKEETLTTNVWIEIQWVDYRFAWNASEYPSIDIIRIPSKTVWLPDIVLENNIDGKFDVAYYANVLISSDGSIYWLPPAIYRSTCAIEITYFPFDYQNCTLAFRSQTYSANEVDLILAVGETGERIEWVDIDPEAFTENGEWAIVHRPARKMIDQRYSPDDLEYQEISFNLVIQRKPLFYVINIILPCSLISSLVVLAYFLPAQAGGQKLTVSISVLLAQTVFLFLIAQKVPETSLSVPLIGKYIIFVMCVTTLIATNQIVVLNFSLRSPNTHTMSHQIKHMFLETVPRFLGMASLLDDNEVTSEVDGMRDRRRDSFGLMQRAEEYVLKQPRSEMMFDKQKEKHGLMQTNDGIDANTTANLYKSLAQAAPEIKQCVDACNFIAETTRQQNNIGSEIESWVLIGKMIDKVCFWAAILLFIIGTVGIFLTGHFNRAPEWPFPGENKKYVPE
- the chrne gene encoding acetylcholine receptor subunit epsilon isoform X2, whose translation is MHLLARPFRGNEESQLIGKMLKGYNKNIRPVVHPEDKVEVQIKLTLTNLISLNEKEETLTTNVWIEIQWVDYRFAWNASEYPSIDIIRIPSKTVWLPDIVLENNIDGKFDVAYYANVLISSDGSIYWLPPAIYRSTCAIEITYFPFDYQNCTLAFRSQTYSANEVDLILAVGETGERIEWVDIDPEAFTENGEWAIVHRPARKMIDQRYSPDDLEYQEISFNLVIQRKPLFYVINIILPCSLISSLVVLAYFLPAQAGGQKLTVSISVLLAQTVFLFLIAQKVPETSLSVPLIGKYIIFVMCVTTLIATNQIVVLNFSLRSPNTHTMSHQIKHMFLETVPRFLGMASLLDDNEVTSEVDGMRDRRRDSFGLMQRAEEYVLKQPRSEMMFDKQKEKHGLMQTNDGIDANTTANLYKSLAQAAPEIKQCVDACNFIAETTRQQNNIGSEIESWVLIGKMIDKVCFWAAILLFIIGTVGIFLTGHFNRAPEWPFPGENKKYVPE